One Glycine soja cultivar W05 chromosome 2, ASM419377v2, whole genome shotgun sequence genomic region harbors:
- the LOC114399702 gene encoding probable methyltransferase PMT23: MAILAEDFFKERKYPFIVTLLILLICVTLFLFSFNHTTSNTVAFYSVIQEKPPLNPSQASADYTANPKVQELPPNVTNVRFDWKLCKEPQNVDFIPCLDNFKAIKALKSRRHMEHRERHCPETRLHCLLSLPKGYKVPVPWPKSRDKIWYDNVPYSKLVEYKKDQHWVVKSGKYLVFPGGGTQFKDGVDHYIKFIEKTLPAIKWGKHTRVILDVGCGVASFGGYLLDKNVITMSFAPKDEHEAQIQFALERGIPATLSVIGTQKLTFPDNGFDLIHCARCRVHWDADGGKPLYELNRILRPGGFFAWSATPVYRDDERDQKVWNAMVDITKAMCWKVVAKGHDSSGIGLVIYQKPTSSSCYEKREENNPPLCENKDGKNISWYARLDSCLTPLPVDGKGNLQSWPKPWPQRLTSKPPSLPTDSDAKDKFFKDSKRWSELVSDVYMNGLSIKWSSVRNVMDMNAGYAGFAAALIDLPVWVMNVVPIDVPDTLSIIMDRGLIGMYHDWCESFNTYPRTYDLLHASFLFKYLEQRCDIVDVAVEIDRILRPNGYLVVQDSVEILNKLNPILRSLNWSVTLHQNQFLVGRKGFWRPTSS, from the exons atggcgaTTTTAGCTGAAGACTTCTTCAAGGAGAGAAAATACCCTTTCATTGTCACTCTCTTAATCTTGCTCATTTGCGTCACGCTCTTCCTCTTCAGCTTCAACCACACCACCTCAAACACTGTTGCTTTCTATTCTGTTATCCAAGAGAAACCACCCCTTAACCCTTCTCAAGCATCTGCTGATTATACTGCAAATCCAAAAGTGCAAGAGCTTCCCCCAAACGTGACCAATGTGAGGTTCGATTGGAAGCTATGTAAGGAACCGCAGAATGTTGATTTTATACCCTGTTTGGATAATTTCAAGGCGATTAAGGCTCTTAAGTCTAGGAGGCACATGGAGCACAGGGAAAGGCATTGTCCTGAGACTAGACTGCACTGTTTGCTTTCCCTTCCCAAAGGGTATAAAGTCCCAGTTCCGTGGCCCAAGAGCAGGGACAAG atttggTATGATAACGTCCCTTATTCAAAGCTGGTGGAGTACAAGAAAGACCAACACTGGGTAGTGAAGTCTGGGAAATATCTGGTCTTTCCAGGTGGTGGTACTCAGTTTAAAGATGGGGTTGACCATTATATTAAGTTCATAGAGAAG acATTACCTGCAATTAAGTGGGGAAAGCATACCAGGGTTATTCTAGATGTTGGCTGTGGTGTTGCTAGCTTTGGTGGCTATCTGCTGGACAAAAATGTTATTACTATGTCATTTGCCCCAAAAGATGAACATGAAGCTCAAATACAATTTGCTTTGGAACGAGGAATTCCTGCAACTCTTTCTGTCATTGGAACACAAAAACTGACTTTTCCTGATAATGGGTTTGATTTGATTCATTGTGCACGATGCAGGGTTCATTGGGATGCAGATG GTGGGAAGCCCTTATATGAGCTCAATAGGATTCTTAGACCAGGCGGTTTCTTTGCATGGTCTGCTACACCAGTTTACCGTGATGATGAAAGAGACCAGAAAGTATGGAATG CCATGGTGGATATAACAAAAGCCATGTGCTGGAAGGTTGTGGCTAAGGGTCATGATTCATCTGGAATTGGACTTGTTATATACCAAAAGCCAACCTCATCTTCTTGCTATGAGAAACGTGAAGAGAACAATCCACCTTTATGTGAAAATAAGGATGGCAAGAATATCTCATG GTATGCCAGACTCGATAGTTGTCTTACTCCTCTTCCGGTTGATGGTAAGGGTAACCTGCAGAGCTGGCCCAAACCTTGGCCCCAGAGGCTTACCAGTAAGCCACCGAGCTTACCTACAGATTCAGATGCCAAGGACAAGTTCTTCAAGGACAGCAAACGTTGGTCTGAATTAGTTTCAGACGTTTATATGAATGGTCTTTCAATAAAGTGGTCAAGTGTTCGAAATGTAATGGACATGAATGCTGGTTATGCAGG ATTTGCCGCAGCTCTCATTGATCTACCAGTCTGGGTGATGAATGTAGTACCTATTGATGTGCCAGATACTCTTTCTATTATAATGGACAGAGGGTTAATAGGAATGTATCATGATTGGTGTGAGTCCTTTAACACCTATCCTCGCACATACGATCTTCTTCATGCtagctttcttttcaaatatctTGAGCAAAG atgTGACATCGTAGATGTGGCTGTGGAGATTGATCGCATATTGAGACCAAATGGATATCTCGTGGTTCAAGATTCTGTGGAAATACTTAACAAGCTCAATCCAATCTTGCGTTCACTTAACTGGTCTGTAACGTTGCATCAAAATCAGTTTCTTGTAGGTAGAAAAGGTTTCTGGCGTCCTACGAGCTCTTGA
- the LOC114399743 gene encoding uncharacterized protein At5g39865-like has translation MISYDYASWLTLTLNNPFSIYNPHPLRFVFFACPSPSPLFTTLKTLFLLPLLMWPPWLNSPSGFRNTPPPSPSPSSSPSHSRTRSFSFSCSSFKDIQSLFQDNPESEPAAPKSPSLFRRVRISTAVLRAWGASRATVPAALPPGLDQGVVVYFTSLRVVRRTFDDCRAVRSILRGLRVAVDERDVSIDDRFRDELHAVLGCRSNLALPRVFVGGIYVGGADDVRQLHESGELHRLIERLPRSNQNNACDSCGGFRFVVCDECNGSHKVFTEKNGFRSCSSCNANGLIRCPACFFVLPRHTR, from the coding sequence ATGATTAGCTATGATTATGCATCATGGTTGACACTCACCTTGAATAACCCGTTTTCCATTTATAACCCCCACCCCCTTCGTTTCGTTTTCTTTGCGTGCCCATCACCTTCTCCACTCTTCACTACCCTCAAAACCCTTTTCCTCTTACCACTTCTCATGTGGCCACCGTGGCTCAACTCACCGAGCGGGTTCCGCAACACTCCACCGCCCTCACCCTCTCCGTCGTCATCGCCATCGCATTCTCGAACTCGCTCCTTCAGCTTCTCCTGCTCCTCCTTCAAAGATATCCAGAGCCTCTTCCAAGACAACCCCGAATCCGAACCCGCCGCTCCCAAATCTCCGTCTCTCTTCCGCCGCGTCCGGATCTCCACCGCCGTGCTCCGCGCCTGGGGGGCCTCACGCGCCACCGTTCCCGCCGCACTCCCGCCCGGCCTCGACCAAGGCGTCGTCGTCTACTTTACCTCCCTCCGTGTTGTTCGCCGCACATTCGACGACTGCCGCGCCGTCCGATCCATCCTGCGCGGCCTCCGCGTCGCCGTCGACGAGCGCGACGTCTCCATCGACGACCGCTTCCGCGACGAGCTCCACGCCGTCCTCGGCTGCCGCAGCAACCTCGCCCTGCCGCGCGTATTCGTCGGTGGCATCTACGTTGGCGGAGCTGACGACGTCCGCCAGCTCCACGAGAGCGGCGAGCTCCACCGGCTCATCGAACGCCTCCCGCGCTCCAACCAGAACAACGCCTGCGATTCTTGCGGAGGCTTCAGATTCGTAGTGTGCGATGAGTGCAACGGAAGCCACAAAGTCTTCACAGAGAAAAACGGATTTAGAAGCTGTTCTTCTTGCAATGCCAACGGCTTGATTCGTTGCCCTGCATGCTTCTTCGTGCTCCCGCGCCACACCAGATAG
- the LOC114399712 gene encoding sister chromatid cohesion 1 protein 1 isoform X2, with amino-acid sequence MMNSLRKEAVTLPGTGETNVADIEQSLQFSNTGTTNGFQHNAYFTMRLDSVDEPFISNGAREDQDQSELLHQVDAENITLFERFETFQANADPYNHLLFERFERFDIEGDEETQVNVTSADQIPTTLVPSPPHQDEPTRADTFQDHHPGHPDIQQPSEGMIPRQEPKRRGPNKRKRGQPSTIEMDYEQTIIPAHIYQHWLQNASDIVSRRGRKKKLTDVMSSTKIANLMKLPPVVLIGDLFTAENDNIYYPKAIMDLWIKSIQPPHDSPSERISAHHPPEPSFSSPPGVQNEDFMQFPSEDFDSRPDYQAPPMEKAREHILLDELTTSLLRGHEATPHISSGKAGDSVHSFPRPTSENGPASHSDFDSGRFKNKRYSSSANSSGGLEPLGGLEPLAEDVNFKLARLYEDGPTPDQELFVETGPTQTQANINHPSDKITDSIQAQMKAHFDTPGAPPVESLHNLAAGMTRTSAAQLFYQICVLASRDALKVDQKVPYGEIVFSRGLKM; translated from the exons ATGATGAACAGTTTACG GAAAGAGGCTGTTACTCTGCCAGGGACCGGTGAGACGAATGTGGCAGATATTGAACAGTCCCTTCAGTTTTCCAACACAGGCACCACAAATGGATTTCAACATAACGCATATTTTACCATG CGACTTGACAGTGTGGATGAACCCTTCATTAGTAATGGAGCAAGAGAGGACCAAGATCAATCAGAACTTCTCCATCAAG TTGACGCGGAGAATATTACCTTATTTGAACGCTTTGAAACATTCCAAGCTAATGCGGATCCTTACAATCATCTCTTATTTGAACGCTTTGAGAG GTTTGATATTGAAGGAGATGAGGAAACACAGGTAAACGTAACTTCAGCAGATCAAATTCCAACCACGCTTGTGCCCTCCCCACCTCATCAAGACGAACCCACCAGAG CTGATACGTTTCAAGACCATCATCCTGGACACCCAGACATTCAGCAACCTAGTGAAGGCATGATACCTAGACAG GAACCTAAAAGGCGGGGaccaaataaaaggaaaagaggaCAGCCATCGACTATAGAAATGGATTATGAGCAAACCATTATTCCTGCTCATATATATCAACACTGGCTTCAGAATGCTTCTGATATTGTCTCGcgaagaggaagaaagaaaaag CTAACCGATGTCATGTCTTCAACAAAGATAGCCAACCTCATGAAGCTGCCACCCGTTGTGCTAATTGGTGATTTATTTACTGCTGAAAATGACAATATATATTATCCAAAAGCTATTATGGACTTATGGATTAAGAGCATTCAACCACCTCATGATTCACCTTCAG AAAGGATTTCAGCCCACCATCCTCCAGAACCATCATTTTCATCGCCTCCAGGAGTACAGAATGAAGATTTCATGCAATTT CCTTCTGAAGATTTTGACAGTAGGCCAGACTACCAGGCACCTCCAATGGAAAAGGCTCGGGAACATATCCTCTTGGATGAACTGACAACTAGCCTTTTGAGAGGGCATGAAGCTACTCCTCATATCTCATCAGGGAAAGCTg GAGACAGTGTACATTCCTTTCCAAGACCAACGTCTGAAAATGGTCCTGCCTCACATTCAGATTTTGATTCGGGAAG attcaaaaataaaaggtatTCATCATCTGCAAACAGCAGTGGAGGCCTCGAGCCACTAGGAGGCCTTGAGCCACTAGCTGAAGATGTAAATTTCAAGTTAGCTAGACTGTATGAAGATGGTCCCACACCTGATCAAG AACTCTTTGTGGAAACAGGACCCACTCAAACACAAGCAAACATCAATCATCCTAGTGACAAGATAACCGATTCAATCCAAGC GCAAATGAAGGCACATTTTGACACGCCTGGAGCTCCTCCAGTTGAATCCCTTCATAACCTAGCTGCTGGAATGACACGGACATCAGCAGCACAACTTTTCTATCAAATTTgtg TTCTTGCTTCCCGCGATGCGCTGAAAGTTGACCAAAAGGTTCCCTATGGAGAGATTGTCTTCTCTAGAGGATTAAAAATGTGA
- the LOC114399712 gene encoding sister chromatid cohesion 1 protein 1 isoform X1 — MFYSHQLLARKAPLGQIWMAATMHAKINRRKLDKLNIINICEEILNPSIPMALRLSGILMGGVVIVYERKVKLLYDDVTRFLVEINEAWKVKAAPDPTLLPKSKSKAKKEAVTLPGTGETNVADIEQSLQFSNTGTTNGFQHNAYFTMRLDSVDEPFISNGAREDQDQSELLHQVDAENITLFERFETFQANADPYNHLLFERFERFDIEGDEETQVNVTSADQIPTTLVPSPPHQDEPTRADTFQDHHPGHPDIQQPSEGMIPRQEPKRRGPNKRKRGQPSTIEMDYEQTIIPAHIYQHWLQNASDIVSRRGRKKKLTDVMSSTKIANLMKLPPVVLIGDLFTAENDNIYYPKAIMDLWIKSIQPPHDSPSERISAHHPPEPSFSSPPGVQNEDFMQFPSEDFDSRPDYQAPPMEKAREHILLDELTTSLLRGHEATPHISSGKAGDSVHSFPRPTSENGPASHSDFDSGRFKNKRYSSSANSSGGLEPLGGLEPLAEDVNFKLARLYEDGPTPDQELFVETGPTQTQANINHPSDKITDSIQAQMKAHFDTPGAPPVESLHNLAAGMTRTSAAQLFYQICVLASRDALKVDQKVPYGEIVFSRGLKM; from the exons ATGTTTTACTCTCACCAGCTTCTTGCTCGAAAAGCACCACTCGGCCAAATATG GATGGCTGCCACAATGCACGCAAAGATTAACCGTAGAAAGTTAGACAAGCTCAACATCATCAATATTTG CGAGGAGATTCTGAACCCATCGATTCCTATGGCTCTTAGACTTTCTGGAATTCTCATGG GGGGAGTAGTGATTGTCTATGAGAGAAAAGTGAAGCTCCTTTATg ATGACGTGACCCGTTTTCTG GTTGAAATAAACGAAGCCTGGAAAGTAAAAGCTGCTCCAGATCCTACATTGCTTCCCAAGTCCAAATCCAAGGCCAA GAAAGAGGCTGTTACTCTGCCAGGGACCGGTGAGACGAATGTGGCAGATATTGAACAGTCCCTTCAGTTTTCCAACACAGGCACCACAAATGGATTTCAACATAACGCATATTTTACCATG CGACTTGACAGTGTGGATGAACCCTTCATTAGTAATGGAGCAAGAGAGGACCAAGATCAATCAGAACTTCTCCATCAAG TTGACGCGGAGAATATTACCTTATTTGAACGCTTTGAAACATTCCAAGCTAATGCGGATCCTTACAATCATCTCTTATTTGAACGCTTTGAGAG GTTTGATATTGAAGGAGATGAGGAAACACAGGTAAACGTAACTTCAGCAGATCAAATTCCAACCACGCTTGTGCCCTCCCCACCTCATCAAGACGAACCCACCAGAG CTGATACGTTTCAAGACCATCATCCTGGACACCCAGACATTCAGCAACCTAGTGAAGGCATGATACCTAGACAG GAACCTAAAAGGCGGGGaccaaataaaaggaaaagaggaCAGCCATCGACTATAGAAATGGATTATGAGCAAACCATTATTCCTGCTCATATATATCAACACTGGCTTCAGAATGCTTCTGATATTGTCTCGcgaagaggaagaaagaaaaag CTAACCGATGTCATGTCTTCAACAAAGATAGCCAACCTCATGAAGCTGCCACCCGTTGTGCTAATTGGTGATTTATTTACTGCTGAAAATGACAATATATATTATCCAAAAGCTATTATGGACTTATGGATTAAGAGCATTCAACCACCTCATGATTCACCTTCAG AAAGGATTTCAGCCCACCATCCTCCAGAACCATCATTTTCATCGCCTCCAGGAGTACAGAATGAAGATTTCATGCAATTT CCTTCTGAAGATTTTGACAGTAGGCCAGACTACCAGGCACCTCCAATGGAAAAGGCTCGGGAACATATCCTCTTGGATGAACTGACAACTAGCCTTTTGAGAGGGCATGAAGCTACTCCTCATATCTCATCAGGGAAAGCTg GAGACAGTGTACATTCCTTTCCAAGACCAACGTCTGAAAATGGTCCTGCCTCACATTCAGATTTTGATTCGGGAAG attcaaaaataaaaggtatTCATCATCTGCAAACAGCAGTGGAGGCCTCGAGCCACTAGGAGGCCTTGAGCCACTAGCTGAAGATGTAAATTTCAAGTTAGCTAGACTGTATGAAGATGGTCCCACACCTGATCAAG AACTCTTTGTGGAAACAGGACCCACTCAAACACAAGCAAACATCAATCATCCTAGTGACAAGATAACCGATTCAATCCAAGC GCAAATGAAGGCACATTTTGACACGCCTGGAGCTCCTCCAGTTGAATCCCTTCATAACCTAGCTGCTGGAATGACACGGACATCAGCAGCACAACTTTTCTATCAAATTTgtg TTCTTGCTTCCCGCGATGCGCTGAAAGTTGACCAAAAGGTTCCCTATGGAGAGATTGTCTTCTCTAGAGGATTAAAAATGTGA
- the LOC114399732 gene encoding serine/threonine-protein phosphatase 6 regulatory ankyrin repeat subunit B-like gives MEALVEVCEPAEVRIEFALNCKCRATVRIRSLTQTTPVAFKIQTSSPNKFLVNPPSGLIQPLSSATFQVILKPQSHLPHSYPRSPSDRFLVKTAEFCANSSCSTHPESINSWFASRPYGFKTLDIKLKVAFVGPILLNDAVTRGDLDAVRNLIKRQRSMLAELSPTQAETLLGAATKLLNPDDMVHLLLEAGLRIIPNPNNAPDQVHVADTNTNINEGEEIFEASRNGHVAEVESLLRRCGGSVKYRDQYGLTAVHAAAFKGHKDVLMVLSELSDLDLECEDREGHVPLHMAVESGDVGTVKVLVEKGVNLNAVNKRGATPLYMAKIWGYDDICQLLVSRGALYSLTSTSG, from the exons ATGGAGGCACTAGTGGAAGTGTGTGAACCCGCAGAGGTTCGAATTGAGTTCGCACTGAACTGCAAATGTCGAGCCACGGTTCGGATTCGGTCTCTAACCCAAACCACACCAGTTGCCTTCAAGATCCAAACCTCATCACCAAACAAATTCCTAGTCAACCCGCCCAGTGGACTCATTCAACCTCTATCCTCCGCCACCTTCCAAGTCATTCTAAAGCCACAGTCCCACCTCCCTCACTCCTACCCTCGCTCCCCCTCGGATCGTTTCCTAGTCAAAACAGCCGAGTTCTGTGCTAACTCGTCCTGCTCAACTCACCCCGAGTCAATCAACTCGTGGTTCGCCTCGCGCCCCTACGGGTTCAAGACTCTGGACATCAAACTGAAGGTGGCATTCGTTGGCCCCATCCTCCTCAACGACGCCGTCACGCGCGGAGATTTAGACGCGGTTAGGAACTTGATTAAACGACAGCGTTCCATGCTCGCCGAGTTGTCACCCACCCAAGCCGAGACGCTCCTCGGAGCCGCCACCAAGCTGCTCAACCCGGACGACATGGTTCACCTCCTCCTCGAAGCCGGCTTGAGAATAATCCCCAATCCCAATAATGCCCCTGATCAAGTACACGTGGCAGATACAAATACAAACATAAAT gaggGAGAAGAAATATTTGAGGCTTCGAGGAACGGACACGTGGCGGAAGTGGAATCGCTGTTACGGAGATGTGGTGGGAGTGTGAAGTACCGTGACCAGTATGGTCTGACGGCGGTTCACGCGGCGGCTTTTAAAGGGCACAAGGATGTGTTGATGGTGCTTAGTGAATTATCGGATTTGGATTTGGAATGTGAAGACCGGGAAGGTCACGTGCCGCTTCACATGGCTGTGGAGAGTGGCGATGTAGGGACCGTGAAAGTGTTGGTTGAGAAGGGAGTGAACCTTAATGCTGTGAATAAGAGGGGTGCTACCCCTTTGTACATGGCTAAAATTTGGGGGTATGATGATATATGTCAATTGCTTGTTAGCAGGGGTGCCTTGTATTCTCTAACTTCGACTTCGGGTTGA
- the LOC114399694 gene encoding peptide-N4-(N-acetyl-beta-glucosaminyl)asparagine amidase A-like, with the protein MPLFNTTNNKMTTFLCFLLFLLMTTLSESQPDRFLRPKTLSGGSNQEYFEVNYPPNSHEPTPSCSHRIIHHAFANTINSPPYTTTYAPPPRCPAPWSRVVLHFHVRCKGEQYDRIAAIWLAGAELLRTSTAEPSPAGIFWNVRKDVTKYSSLLAKPNQDLTMMLENIVNNEFTGVYHVTVTLLFYNEYAVRVPFVPCPEELNNFDPIQSRSRSRSRSRSLVQEPGSRGVNESPADLIIPISDDGRRGFWFKLEEEKGSCSKTIRIPRNTYRAVLELYVSFHGNDEFWYSNPPNSYIKANGLETERGNGAYREVYVTIDGQVVGWEIPFPVIFTGGINPLFWEPMVAIGAFDLPSYDIDLTPFLGKVLDGKEHVFGIGVVKGISYWLLNANLHLWLDHESTVVHANPVVHHSPETSIERQEEFKGLDGAFGVDAEKETQITGWVMTSAGNITTTVSQGFSFKNSMKFQHNGSIKTVKQKFKAKKKVKVIDGKGESITRLKVRRRYPLRVVTNTKLFQDGSYRLVTDLSHTLKEKHVSGCFVKSINNEQNSKGWIDVKGHSVVSGQASTSQNYSYFDRFTCYSRNVAATNGRIVADNSTFVCEL; encoded by the coding sequence ATGCCATTATTCAACACAACAAACAACAAGATGACCACTTTCCTCTGTTTCTTACTCTTCCTCTTGATGACAACCTTATCAGAGTCCCAACCAGACCGTTTCTTGAGACCTAAAACCCTTAGTGGCGGTTCTAACCAAGAATACTTCGAGGTGAATTACCCTCCAAATTCGCACGAACCCACACCTTCATGCTCCCACCGAATCATCCACCACGCTTTCGCCAACACCATCAATTCTCCACCGTACACCACCACCTACGCGCCTCCACCGCGGTGTCCGGCGCCGTGGTCCCGCGTGGTCCTCCACTTCCACGTGCGGTGTAAGGGGGAGCAGTACGACCGCATCGCCGCCATCTGGCTCGCCGGCGCCGAGCTTCTCCGCACCAGCACCGCCGAGCCCAGCCCTGCCGGCATCTTCTGGAACGTCCGCAAGGACGTCACGAAATACTCCTCCCTCCTCGCCAAGCCCAACCAGGACCTCACCATGATGCTCGAAAACATCGTCAATAATGAATTCACCGGCGTCTACCACGTTACCGTCACTCTCCTCTTCTACAACGAGTACGCCGTTAGGGTTCCGTTTGTCCCCTGCCCCGAAGAACTCAATAATTTTGATCCAAttcaatcaagatcaagatcgAGATCAAGATCGCGATCTCTTGTTCAGGAACCGGGTTCCAGAGGCGTTAATGAATCGCCGGCGGATTTGATTATTCCGATCTCCGACGACGGACGGCGAGGGTTCTGGTTCAAATTGGAGGAAGAAAAAGGTTCTTGTTCAAAGACAATTCGAATTCCGCGGAACACTTACCGCGCGGTGCTTGAGTTATACGTTTCTTTCCACGGAAACGACGAGTTTTGGTACTCGAACCCGCCGAATTCGTACATAAAGGCGAACGGATTAGAAACGGAGCGTGGAAACGGCGCGTACAGGGAAGTGTACGTGACAATCGACGGCCAGGTTGTTGGATGGGAGATTCCGTTTCCGGTGATATTCACCGGCGGAATAAACCCTCTGTTCTGGGAACCGATGGTGGCGATTGGGGCCTTTGACCTTCCCTCATACGACATCGATTTGACGCCGTTTTTGGGGAAGGTTTTGGATGGAAAAGAGCACGTGTTCGGAATAGGGGTTGTGAAGGGAATCTCTTATTGGTTATTGAACGCCAATTTGCATCTTTGGTTGGATCATGAATCCACGGTGGTTCATGCAAACCCTGTGGTTCATCACAGTCCTGAAACTTCAATTGAACGGCAGGAGGAGTTTAAAGGGCTTGATGGGGCGTTTGGTGTGGACGCAGAGAAGGAAACGCAGATCACAGGGTGGGTTATGACCAGTGCCGGCAACATCACCACCACGGTTTCTCAAGGTTTCTCTTTTAAGAACTCCATGAAGTTCCAACACAACGGGAGTATCAAGACCGTTAAGCAGAAGTTCAAGGCCAAGAAAAAAGTTAAGGTGATCGATGGAAAAGGCGAATCGATTACTAGGTTGAAGGTTAGGAGGAGGTACCCTTTGAGGGTGGTCACAAACACTAAGCTGTTTCAGGATGGGTCTTATAGGCTTGTCACTGATCTTTCTCACACTCTTAAGGAGAAGCATGTGAGTGGGTGCTTCGTGAAATCGATTAATAACGAGCAGAACTCAAAAGGGTGGATCGATGTGAAGGGTCACTCTGTTGTGTCGGGTCAAGCAAGCACCTCGCAGAATTACAGTTACTTTGATAGGTTCACTTGCTACTCACGCAATGTTGCTGCGACTAATGGCAGGATTGTTGCGGACAATTCAACTTTTGTCTGTGAATTGTGA